From the Corynebacterium sp. P3-F1 genome, the window GGCGGATGGCGGTGCGCCAGATCCGGGCCCACGAGAGGAAGAGGCGCTGCAGGCCGGTGAATTCTTGGCCGGACAGTTCCTCCGAGGAGCCGTCGGTGTCGAAGGGGAGGGACGGGCCGTCGTCAAGCTGCTTGTCCGCGAGGTAATTCCTGTACGCGACGACGGCGATGCCTAGTCCGCCAAGGTCGCCGATGTTCTCGCCGAGGGTGAACTCGCCGTTCACGCCCGCGGTGTCGCGGCCTTCGAGGACGTGGGGGACAAGGCCGCTGTACTGCTTCACCAATTTGCTGGTCAGCTCCTCGAAGCGTTCGCGGTCCTCGTCGGTCCACCAGGAGTTGAGGTTGCCCGTGCCGTCGTAACGCGAGCCCTGGTCGTCGAAGCCGTGGCCGATTTCGTGGCCGATGACGGCACCGATCGCCCCGAAATTCTCCGCGGCGTCAGCATCGATGTCGAAGAACGGCGGGCGCAGGATCGCGGCGGGGAAAGTGATGTCGTTGACCACCGGGTTGTAGAACGCGTTGACGGTCTGCGGGGTGGTCACCCATTCGTTGCGGTCGGCGGGTTTGCCGATCTTGGACACCTGGTAATCGTGCTCGAATTCAGCGCCCGCGCGCACGTTGGCTACGAGGTCCTTCCCGTCGCGGGAGAACTCGAGGCCGTCGAAGGAGCGCCACGTGTCCGGGTAGCCGATCTTCGCGCGGAACTGCGAGAGCTTCTCCAGCGCGCGTTCGCGGGTCTCGGGCGACATCCACTCGAGCGCGCCAATGCGCTCACGGTAGGCGGCGACAAGGTAATCGACGAGCTTCAGCATCTCGTCTTTCGCTTCCGGCGAGAAGTGCTTATCGACGAACTCCTTACCCATGTCTTCCCCCACCAGCCCCTCCGCGAGGGCGATGCCGCGCTTCCAGCGGTCGCGCTGCTGGGTTGCACCGGACAAAACTGTGCCGTAGAACTCAAAATTGGCGGCGCCGACCTCTTCGGGAAGCACGCCGGCGCGGGAGATGAGGATGTGCCATGTCGCCCACAGCTGCCAGTCGGGGAGGGTCTCCGCGCGCAGCATCTTCGACAGGTCTTGGGTGTAAGACGGCATCATGTCCACGACGCGGCCGTCGGTAAGCCCGGAGCCGCGCAGCAGCGTCTGGATGATGGCGGGCAGATCACTGAGCTGTTTCGGGTTGTATGTTTTCATCGCATCGCGGCTGGCCACAACGTCCCAGTGGCTGTGCGCGATCTGCTTCTCGGTCTCCACGATCCGCTCGGCTGCCGTGGCAGCGCTTAAACCGAAAAGGCGGGATGGGTCGAGGAAGCTGAGCATGCGCTCAACGTGCGCGCGGTATTTCTTCAGTGTCTCGGCGTGGGCCGGGTCGCGGTAGTAGGCCTCGTCGGGAAGACCGAGTCCGGACTGGATGAGGTACGGCACGGCGATGTCGCCGCCAGAATCCTTCTCCACCCAGTAGCTGAGCGGCCCGGAGACACCGCGGCGATCGAGCACACCCAAGTTGTGGGCGAGCTCGTCGATGCTACCAACGCTGAGCAGGGCGAAGTCCTCCTCCAGCGGTCTCATGCCTGCCGCGTTGACCGCTACGGTGTCCATGAACGAGGCATACAGGTCGCTGGCGCGGCCGGACCCCTTTTCGACGAGTTCATGCACGTCTTCCTCGGCGCGGTCGCGCAGACTGTGGAATGTACCGTCCACCCCGCGGTCGTCGGGGATGACGTGGCTTTCCAGCCAGGGTCCGTTCACAAGTCGGTAAAGGTCCTTCATGGCACCCCACTGTAGTGAACCACCGGGGGACCGAGCGCTCGGTCCCCCGGTGGTCCCTGGGTGTCAGCGGATGTAATCCGCTAGTCCTTCTTCTCGTTCGGGTTGCGGATCTTCATGTCCGATGGCTTCCACCAGCCGGACCGGGTTATTTCTTCGTGGGTGATGTCGGCGAGCGCCGGTTCCTCCCCGAGTGAGTTCGTGCGCAGAAGGTAGCGGTAGGCAGAACCCCAGTCACGGTGCCAGTCCTTGTCTAGGTAGCCCGGCATTTCGTAGGCGTAATTCACCGCCTCCGCTGTGGACATGGCACCGCCGCCCAGGAAGTCCTGGAAGCCACTTAGCTGCTCCTTGCCTGGGGCGTCCGGCGCGATGCGGAACTGCGGGATCTCGGTGACACCTGCGTAGTGGTTGAACGTGCGGTGGCACGGGAACTGCAGGGCTACCGGCCAGTCGAGCAGGCCCGGGGTGTCGGAGTCGAAGACATCGGTGATGTGCTCCAGGGTGGGGTTGCGCAGTGGGGTGAGCGCCATCCACTCGTACGGGTCGAGGTTGATGTCCTCGCCTACCAGGCGCACCACGTTCGCCTCTTCCGGCAGATCCTCGATGGGGTAGCGGAGGTTGCGCCACTTGCCGGTGGGGCCGGGGTCCAACATTTCGACATCGCCGATGTTGGTGACAGAGCCGCCCTCGTTGCGTGTGCCGTATTCGAGTTTGAGGGTTTGCCCTTCCTTCTCTTCGCCGTTGATGTCGTGGTGCGCTATGCGGCCCGCGACGGAGGCGACCAGCAGCGGGGCTTCCTCTGTTGCCTCGGGGAGCTCGAACCAGGCAGTGGTGATCTCAGAGGACGTTTGCGCTTCCTCCTCGAAGGTGCCCAGCACGGGAATGCGGTTGTAGTCCAGGTCGAACGGGAGGCGTACGGTGGAGCCGTTGATGCCCACCCGGTCGGTGGAGCGGTTGCCCTGTGTTCCCGCGCGGCTGGTGGACTGGACAGTGTCGGACGTGA encodes:
- a CDS encoding M13 family metallopeptidase is translated as MKDLYRLVNGPWLESHVIPDDRGVDGTFHSLRDRAEEDVHELVEKGSGRASDLYASFMDTVAVNAAGMRPLEEDFALLSVGSIDELAHNLGVLDRRGVSGPLSYWVEKDSGGDIAVPYLIQSGLGLPDEAYYRDPAHAETLKKYRAHVERMLSFLDPSRLFGLSAATAAERIVETEKQIAHSHWDVVASRDAMKTYNPKQLSDLPAIIQTLLRGSGLTDGRVVDMMPSYTQDLSKMLRAETLPDWQLWATWHILISRAGVLPEEVGAANFEFYGTVLSGATQQRDRWKRGIALAEGLVGEDMGKEFVDKHFSPEAKDEMLKLVDYLVAAYRERIGALEWMSPETRERALEKLSQFRAKIGYPDTWRSFDGLEFSRDGKDLVANVRAGAEFEHDYQVSKIGKPADRNEWVTTPQTVNAFYNPVVNDITFPAAILRPPFFDIDADAAENFGAIGAVIGHEIGHGFDDQGSRYDGTGNLNSWWTDEDRERFEELTSKLVKQYSGLVPHVLEGRDTAGVNGEFTLGENIGDLGGLGIAVVAYRNYLADKQLDDGPSLPFDTDGSSEELSGQEFTGLQRLFLSWARIWRTAIRPEMAEQYLAIDPHSPAEFRCNVIAGNIAEFYEAFPDVNEGSAMWVAPDDRVVIW